A genomic segment from Nitratiruptor sp. YY08-10 encodes:
- the queC gene encoding 7-cyano-7-deazaguanine synthase QueC yields the protein MKAVVILSGGMDSSVTAYMAKKDGYDVIAVHFNYGQRTEQKELEAFRAIAAGLNAKTYEIDLPFFEQIGASALIDTSIAIPKEGIQPGIPVTYVPFRNGIFLSIAAAIAEKEGANALYIGVVEEDSSGYPDCREDFIKKMESAINAGTRPQTNIRIKTPLIHMKKEDIVQLGLSLGVPLEKTWSCYESEEKACGECDSCRLRLKGFEKAGAKDKIPYKTT from the coding sequence ATGAAAGCGGTTGTAATACTGAGTGGAGGAATGGATAGCAGCGTTACGGCATATATGGCAAAAAAAGATGGATATGATGTAATAGCTGTACATTTCAACTATGGACAAAGGACAGAGCAAAAAGAGTTGGAGGCCTTTCGTGCTATTGCAGCTGGGCTTAATGCCAAAACATATGAGATAGATCTCCCCTTTTTTGAACAGATTGGAGCGTCTGCTTTAATCGATACCAGTATCGCTATTCCTAAAGAGGGGATTCAACCAGGTATACCAGTGACTTATGTTCCTTTTAGAAATGGCATTTTTTTAAGTATTGCTGCAGCCATCGCAGAAAAAGAGGGTGCCAATGCTCTTTATATAGGTGTTGTAGAAGAGGATAGCAGCGGTTATCCTGATTGTCGTGAGGATTTTATCAAAAAAATGGAGTCAGCTATCAATGCGGGTACAAGGCCACAGACCAATATACGGATAAAAACTCCTCTTATTCATATGAAAAAAGAGGATATCGTACAACTTGGTCTCTCTCTCGGTGTTCCTCTTGAAAAGACATGGAGCTGCTACGAAAGCGAAGAGAAGGCTTGTGGAGAGTGTGACAGCTGTCGACTTCGGCTCAAAGGGTTTGAAAAAGCGGGTGCAAAAGATAAAATCCCTTATAAGACTACATAA
- a CDS encoding protein-glutamate O-methyltransferase CheR, translating to MECYEKIKDYFYQTTGIIFDSKEDIVQKKIEKFFRTYGYQECEKFQRDVRQNVHLLQQLIDFLTVSLSFFYREIEHFEFIAQNITPNSNTILSIPCATGEEPYSLTIYLLEHGIDNFFIDAVDISTQAIMEAKKGCYPEIKFRYMPKNLIEKYFTKNDNKYCIKEQIKEYTHFFSKNIFHMNGYSKRYDFILCRNLFIYFDQKKKLEALHILEKMLKRGGYLIIGKTDYIDGNIASMKKIEYKHLKIFQKEE from the coding sequence ATGGAGTGTTATGAAAAGATAAAAGACTACTTTTATCAAACTACAGGAATCATTTTTGATTCCAAAGAAGATATTGTACAGAAAAAAATTGAAAAATTTTTTCGTACTTATGGATATCAAGAATGTGAGAAGTTTCAACGAGACGTACGACAAAACGTACATCTTTTGCAACAGTTGATTGATTTTTTAACAGTCTCTTTAAGTTTTTTTTACCGTGAAATAGAACATTTTGAATTTATTGCCCAAAATATAACCCCAAATAGCAACACAATATTATCAATCCCTTGTGCAACTGGAGAAGAACCATATTCACTGACAATCTATCTTTTGGAGCATGGAATTGATAATTTTTTCATCGATGCAGTAGATATAAGTACACAAGCTATCATGGAAGCGAAAAAAGGATGTTATCCCGAGATAAAGTTTCGTTATATGCCAAAGAACTTAATAGAAAAATATTTTACTAAGAATGACAACAAATATTGTATAAAAGAACAGATAAAAGAGTATACGCATTTTTTCTCAAAGAATATTTTTCATATGAATGGCTACAGTAAACGGTATGATTTTATATTGTGTAGAAATCTTTTTATCTATTTCGATCAAAAGAAAAAACTGGAAGCTCTGCACATATTAGAGAAAATGCTCAAGAGAGGGGGATATCTTATTATAGGGAAAACGGATTATATAGATGGTAATATTGCATCTATGAAAAAAATAGAATATAAACATTTAAAAATTTTTCAAAAAGAGGAGTAA
- a CDS encoding methyl-accepting chemotaxis protein: MTTFLNKLTIKTKILILIFISVFALAIISGNMVLKDYRVYKEDQILSHDVILAIHISNLVHELQKERGMTAGYLGSGGKKFVDMLPKQRRLTDEKKSVLLQNIAKLRQEIEKQKILKKRLDEALNFLKNLSEIRSQVDHMQIVPKKAIGYYTALNGKLLDTIALLASISTDAKIAKKLISYVSFLYAKERMGIERAVLSAVFAKNYFQKGMYEKFLKLLSEQQSFLKIFEVTAEPKLVRELREIMNSSSIKEVSRMEQVAVKKTNEGNFNIEPTYWFTTITKKINLMKKFETIMQKSLIKDIQTLQNKAKTEMIESSLFALTIIIFELLFGFFISRNIIREINTISDTLREIAKTKDLTKEINIKVEDEIGTIVDSVNELLRSTKVAIEHAKNATQENASIAAELNSTVLEIGKRAEDEAQIVANTTEQASSVQVPLTESVQNLENAQEELQIANKKLDQTKKSIDNLLHTLKNNAENEKRVVEELRALVQATDETKEALNLIEDIANQTNLLALNAAIEAARAGEQGKGFAVVADEVRNLAEKSRKYVEEIHGTIGNLIHAINVITEKISKNVDDINTLAQNSEEVENNVEDVTDAMKIGVEKSTESSEKIKSIVQNIEDIIEEIKKINTISSSNARSVEEIATATEHLYKQIEDLTEILGEFKT; this comes from the coding sequence GTGACAACATTTTTGAACAAATTAACAATAAAGACGAAAATTTTGATTCTTATTTTTATTTCGGTATTTGCACTTGCAATTATATCTGGAAATATGGTGCTTAAAGATTATAGAGTATATAAGGAAGATCAGATTTTATCTCATGATGTAATTTTGGCGATTCATATCAGTAATCTTGTCCATGAGTTGCAAAAAGAGCGAGGTATGACAGCTGGTTACTTGGGTTCAGGTGGAAAAAAATTTGTCGATATGCTACCAAAACAGAGGCGTTTGACAGATGAAAAAAAGAGTGTTTTACTTCAAAATATTGCAAAATTGCGGCAAGAAATTGAAAAACAAAAAATTTTAAAAAAAAGGTTGGATGAAGCATTAAATTTTTTGAAAAACTTATCAGAAATTCGTTCACAAGTGGATCATATGCAGATTGTTCCAAAAAAAGCAATAGGGTACTATACTGCACTCAATGGAAAACTGCTTGATACCATAGCACTTTTAGCTAGCATCTCAACAGATGCAAAGATTGCTAAAAAACTTATTTCCTATGTAAGTTTTTTATATGCAAAAGAGCGAATGGGAATAGAGAGAGCCGTTCTTTCGGCTGTTTTTGCAAAAAATTATTTTCAAAAAGGTATGTATGAGAAATTCTTGAAACTTTTAAGTGAACAACAATCTTTTCTGAAAATTTTTGAAGTGACTGCTGAACCAAAACTTGTGAGAGAGCTTAGAGAGATAATGAATAGTTCAAGTATCAAAGAAGTTTCAAGAATGGAACAGGTGGCAGTCAAAAAAACAAATGAAGGCAATTTTAATATAGAACCAACATATTGGTTTACGACAATTACGAAGAAAATCAATCTTATGAAAAAGTTTGAAACGATTATGCAAAAAAGTTTAATCAAAGATATTCAAACTTTACAAAATAAAGCTAAAACTGAGATGATTGAATCTTCTTTATTTGCTTTGACAATAATAATTTTTGAACTTCTATTTGGATTTTTTATTAGCCGAAATATCATCAGAGAAATAAATACTATTTCTGATACATTACGAGAAATTGCAAAAACCAAAGATTTGACTAAAGAGATCAATATTAAAGTTGAAGATGAAATTGGAACGATTGTTGATAGTGTGAATGAACTCTTACGATCTACAAAAGTGGCGATAGAACATGCAAAAAATGCAACACAAGAAAATGCTTCTATTGCCGCAGAGCTCAATTCCACAGTCTTGGAAATCGGAAAGCGGGCAGAAGATGAAGCACAGATAGTAGCAAATACAACTGAACAGGCAAGTAGTGTTCAAGTTCCATTGACAGAGTCTGTGCAAAATCTTGAAAATGCCCAAGAAGAGTTGCAAATAGCTAATAAAAAACTTGATCAAACAAAAAAGAGTATCGATAATCTTTTACATACATTGAAAAATAATGCAGAAAACGAAAAGAGAGTTGTAGAGGAGCTTAGAGCACTTGTACAAGCAACGGATGAGACAAAAGAAGCTTTGAATCTGATTGAAGACATTGCCAATCAGACCAATCTGTTAGCACTCAATGCAGCTATAGAGGCGGCAAGGGCCGGTGAACAGGGAAAAGGTTTTGCTGTCGTTGCTGATGAAGTCAGAAATTTAGCAGAAAAATCACGAAAATATGTTGAAGAAATCCATGGGACAATCGGAAATTTGATTCACGCAATCAATGTAATAACTGAAAAAATTTCTAAAAATGTTGATGATATTAATACATTAGCGCAAAACTCTGAAGAAGTTGAAAATAACGTAGAAGATGTTACTGATGCTATGAAAATTGGAGTTGAAAAGTCTACAGAGTCTTCAGAAAAAATCAAATCCATTGTACAAAATATAGAAGATATCATTGAAGAAATTAAAAAAATCAATACAATATCATCATCAAATGCAAGAAGTGTAGAAGAGATTGCAACTGCAACGGAACATCTGTATAAACAGATTGAAGATTTGACAGAAATTTTAGGTGAATTTAAGACCTAA
- the ybeY gene encoding rRNA maturation RNase YbeY — protein sequence MQKPLIEFINETDFHDFDQNLLETITARFTDRNIELIIVDNKKMQIFNKTYRNIDKTTDVLSFPMQETPHAPLGSIVINADKVLQTAQELGHSAKDEFTLLYIHGLLHLLGYDHETDNGEMRAMEEELIIEYNLPKSLIIRTQE from the coding sequence ATGCAAAAGCCTCTAATCGAATTTATAAACGAAACAGATTTTCACGATTTTGATCAAAATCTTTTAGAAACAATTACAGCTAGGTTTACAGATAGAAATATAGAGTTGATCATAGTAGATAATAAAAAAATGCAGATATTCAATAAAACATATAGAAATATTGACAAAACTACTGATGTTCTTAGTTTTCCGATGCAAGAAACACCTCATGCTCCCCTTGGATCCATTGTCATAAATGCCGACAAAGTTTTACAAACGGCGCAAGAATTGGGGCATTCTGCAAAAGATGAATTCACGCTTTTATATATCCACGGGCTGCTCCATCTACTGGGCTATGATCATGAAACCGACAATGGAGAGATGCGTGCAATGGAAGAAGAACTCATCATTGAGTATAATCTTCCAAAAAGTTTGATTATTCGAACACAGGAATGA
- a CDS encoding calcium/sodium antiporter translates to MDYIIFIISMAALIKGADFIIKESEKIALHFDISEFVIGATLVALGTSLPEMAASIAASYNHKSDLAISNVIGSVIINITLVLGIVFLFAKKVVPKRDIFQKDSAWALFPLFMFLMVSFDGTISFVEGLFFLVLMGGYLLFLSQEPSLVAEEIDEDIVKEKFAWIPTLILLFVGFVMVVYGADFAVGSASRIARSLGVSEWLIGLFLIAFGTSLPELVVSIVAAMNDKADMSIGNIIGSNVANFSVVLGSAALVNPLHIDIHTYAFDILTAIIASVMLIFITASKLYNKSAGIVLLATLGVFIVAHLP, encoded by the coding sequence TTGGATTATATTATCTTCATTATTTCTATGGCTGCCTTGATCAAAGGAGCCGATTTTATTATCAAAGAGTCTGAAAAGATTGCCCTACATTTTGATATTTCCGAATTCGTCATCGGAGCTACGCTCGTTGCTTTAGGCACGAGTCTACCCGAAATGGCTGCTAGTATAGCAGCCAGCTACAACCATAAAAGCGATCTTGCCATATCCAACGTTATAGGAAGTGTCATCATCAATATCACTCTCGTATTGGGCATCGTTTTCCTTTTTGCAAAAAAAGTGGTTCCAAAACGTGATATTTTTCAAAAAGATAGCGCATGGGCACTTTTTCCACTTTTTATGTTCCTAATGGTCTCTTTTGATGGGACAATCTCCTTTGTTGAAGGGCTCTTTTTTCTTGTACTCATGGGAGGGTATCTGCTTTTTCTATCCCAAGAGCCCTCTTTGGTAGCAGAAGAGATAGATGAAGACATCGTCAAAGAAAAATTTGCCTGGATTCCTACGCTGATTCTCCTTTTTGTTGGCTTTGTTATGGTCGTATATGGCGCAGACTTTGCAGTCGGAAGTGCAAGCCGTATCGCAAGATCATTAGGAGTTTCTGAGTGGCTTATAGGGCTGTTTTTAATCGCCTTTGGAACGAGTCTGCCCGAACTTGTTGTAAGTATCGTAGCAGCAATGAACGATAAAGCCGATATGAGCATTGGAAATATTATCGGATCAAATGTGGCAAACTTCAGTGTCGTTCTTGGAAGCGCTGCCCTAGTCAATCCACTTCATATCGACATCCATACCTATGCTTTTGATATCCTTACTGCCATCATCGCATCTGTTATGCTCATCTTTATCACAGCTTCGAAACTCTACAACAAATCCGCTGGTATAGTTCTTTTGGCCACATTGGGGGTATTTATCGTCGCCCATCTGCCTTGA
- the mrdA gene encoding penicillin-binding protein 2, producing MRIKIVLFLFFSIIALLLVRVYYLAIKSNSYYETLAKQNMIKTEWTLPVRGEIYDRNGIPLAINKIGFKILLDPHLDKASRTKLMQTIAHFFPDKDPIKMEKRYKRYNSAYNHDPITVVPFIEYQRMLPFFTKLSFYEHILIKPSFQRYYPLKSVASHIIGYVSRTNTKEAKKDRVAKMTGIIGKSGIERYYNDYLEGELGYKKLKVTAFNEEIGVLEEKKPVQNRNLYLSIDVRLQKDIQKIFHDKAGAVVVMKTDGEILAAGSYPEYDLNLFVNGISRKAWRDLITDFNHPFTNKLVNGLYPPGSTIKMGVALSFLDTGKISPYTPFYCSGAIELGKRQFRCWKLTGHGEVRLIDAIRESCDVYFYEGSLRVGINKIAKDLRKMGFSKKTGIDLPNEFIGVIPDKDWKKRKYHLPWYTGETVVSAIGQGYDLVTPMQIARYTALLATSKLPKPYLGKRFQDHIVKPQYEDVLTKRQKRLLPYVQRGMYEVCNAPHGTAFHALKTRVVVAGKTGTAQIVSIPQDEKKRMKEEELKYFSRSHAWLTTYAPYKDPKIVVTVLVEHGGHGGSAAGPIVSKIYDKLIELGYLKADGRR from the coding sequence ATGAGGATTAAAATCGTTCTTTTTCTCTTCTTCTCAATTATCGCTTTACTACTTGTGCGTGTCTATTATCTTGCTATTAAATCAAACAGCTATTATGAGACGTTGGCGAAACAGAATATGATCAAAACGGAATGGACATTACCAGTTCGTGGAGAAATTTATGACCGTAACGGTATTCCTCTTGCTATCAATAAAATCGGTTTTAAAATTCTTCTCGATCCCCATCTTGATAAAGCATCAAGAACAAAATTGATGCAAACTATTGCCCATTTTTTTCCTGATAAAGATCCAATAAAGATGGAAAAACGATACAAACGATACAATTCTGCATACAATCATGATCCCATCACCGTCGTTCCTTTTATCGAGTATCAAAGAATGCTCCCTTTTTTTACGAAACTCTCCTTTTATGAACATATTTTGATCAAACCCTCTTTTCAACGATACTATCCACTAAAAAGCGTGGCATCTCACATTATCGGATATGTCTCAAGAACCAATACAAAGGAGGCAAAAAAAGATCGTGTTGCAAAAATGACCGGCATTATCGGCAAAAGTGGTATCGAGCGATACTATAACGACTATCTTGAGGGAGAACTTGGATATAAAAAGCTTAAAGTAACAGCATTTAATGAAGAGATAGGCGTTTTGGAAGAAAAAAAGCCTGTGCAAAACAGAAATCTCTACCTCAGTATTGATGTTCGCTTACAAAAAGATATCCAAAAGATATTTCATGACAAAGCCGGTGCAGTGGTTGTAATGAAAACCGATGGAGAGATTTTAGCAGCGGGGAGCTATCCAGAGTACGATCTTAATCTTTTTGTCAATGGTATCAGTAGAAAAGCGTGGCGTGATTTGATAACAGATTTCAATCATCCGTTCACAAATAAATTGGTGAATGGTTTGTATCCTCCTGGTTCAACAATCAAAATGGGCGTAGCCCTTTCGTTTTTGGATACAGGAAAAATTTCTCCTTATACGCCCTTTTATTGTAGTGGTGCTATTGAACTTGGCAAAAGACAGTTTCGATGCTGGAAGTTGACCGGACATGGGGAAGTGCGTCTTATCGATGCTATTAGAGAAAGTTGTGATGTCTATTTTTATGAAGGAAGTTTGAGAGTTGGTATCAATAAGATAGCAAAAGATTTGAGAAAAATGGGCTTTTCAAAAAAGACAGGAATCGATTTGCCCAATGAATTTATCGGAGTCATACCTGACAAAGATTGGAAAAAGAGAAAATATCATCTGCCTTGGTATACGGGAGAGACCGTTGTCTCTGCAATAGGTCAGGGGTATGATCTTGTAACCCCTATGCAGATTGCCCGGTATACCGCTTTGCTGGCAACTTCCAAACTTCCCAAACCCTATCTTGGGAAAAGGTTTCAAGATCATATTGTAAAACCACAATATGAAGATGTGCTGACAAAAAGGCAAAAGAGGCTTTTGCCATATGTGCAAAGAGGAATGTATGAGGTGTGCAATGCACCACACGGGACGGCATTTCACGCACTGAAAACCAGGGTGGTTGTTGCAGGTAAAACTGGTACGGCTCAGATCGTTTCCATTCCTCAAGATGAAAAGAAACGCATGAAAGAGGAAGAGCTTAAATATTTTTCAAGGTCTCATGCCTGGTTGACAACATATGCACCATATAAAGATCCGAAAATCGTTGTGACGGTGCTTGTAGAACATGGCGGACACGGAGGATCCGCTGCAGGTCCAATTGTTTCAAAAATTTATGATAAGTTGATTGAGCTTGGATATCTCAAGGCAGATGGGCGACGATAA
- a CDS encoding N-acetyltransferase has translation MYLEKIHYCKPTLLDIDDMQKLVEPYVKEGIILPRSDDEIATNIRSYTVAKTDKNIIGYVALHIHSKTLAEIRSLVVSRVYQGKGIGKALVEKAIKEGKFLKVKKILSLTYNKEFFQKIGFYEINKEDVPEHKIWQDCIKCKHFPICNEVAMMIDLG, from the coding sequence ATATATTTGGAAAAGATTCACTACTGTAAACCGACGCTTTTAGATATTGACGATATGCAAAAGCTGGTGGAACCATATGTAAAAGAGGGGATTATTCTTCCAAGAAGCGATGATGAGATAGCTACAAATATTCGTTCATATACTGTTGCAAAGACCGACAAGAATATCATAGGATATGTGGCTTTGCATATTCATAGTAAAACATTGGCTGAAATCAGAAGTTTAGTGGTTTCAAGAGTGTATCAAGGAAAAGGTATTGGAAAAGCACTGGTTGAAAAGGCGATCAAAGAAGGCAAATTTCTAAAAGTCAAAAAGATACTTTCACTTACGTACAATAAAGAGTTTTTTCAAAAAATAGGTTTTTATGAAATTAACAAAGAGGATGTTCCCGAACACAAAATATGGCAAGATTGTATAAAATGCAAACATTTTCCTATATGCAACGAAGTGGCAATGATGATCGATCTTGGTTGA